The Manduca sexta isolate Smith_Timp_Sample1 chromosome 17, JHU_Msex_v1.0, whole genome shotgun sequence genome includes a window with the following:
- the LOC115442576 gene encoding Bardet-Biedl syndrome 1 protein homolog, whose product MVTITRWLDVEVGTGDVGLNTLPANLALLDLQNDNEFKLVVGDLGRGDEGPKLKVFKGAMQTADMLLPDLPLAIAGFYANEVVPRSTPLIAVAFSSCVYIYRNMKPFFKYYLPSIELSTLEMDVWNQLADPNNHSTEALTIISETLKTIPDKILSMQSRNFLSLTPDEQLEYLEQKSETPTWKPPEIVCLTTLKLSSVERYSASCLVVGTEDGDVIVLDPQTLTQLSQAKLSSVKKTPYQMVATGLYNVDYRITVATREKSVCILKRDWTEGRLLFSTQDHIIAIEVVTSDNSIMVICTDNTMSCYTRKGKKMWCVTLEHRPVAMTTVPVMHLGVTLIGVALASGHVHLYEGKARVDTIFVRDVVSVMKFGRLGQEEHVLIIVSGSGNLMLKILKRTADFNSHSAGVEMSPSVAAGQKPWLIPKKSKLFLEQSMRERENALSMHETFQFELNKLRLLTAKTLLDAHAKSENSVGAGAMELLRLTAEVEGLGPVFRITLMVENTSSDKAVIGLAILFHVHTANYKVTKPYIKIPLLSPGGKLKFPTKIEEVFEDNINPDVFFRPVTGEGGERSLVKILLLKEERRTPVLAAIVQMPPTDPLMLPFDKLQAAGGFQEGTEWDVGGK is encoded by the exons ATGGTAACCATCACGCGGTGGTTGGATGTGGAAGTAGGCACAGGAGATGTTGGCCTAAACACGCTGCCGGCAAACCTAGCTCTCCTGGACTTGCAAAATGATAACGAGTTTAAACTTGTTGTTGGAGATCTTGGGAGGGGGGACGAAGGGCCTAAGTTGAAA GTTTTCAAAGGGGCAATGCAAACAGCAGACATGCTTCTCCCCGACCTACCACTGGCTATAGCCGGGTTCTACGCTAACGAGGTGGTACCCCGGTCCACCCCTCTCATAGCAGTGGCTTTCAGCTCCTGCGTATATATCTACAGAAACATGAAGCCGTTCTTCAAATACTATTTACCTTCTATTGAACTCAGTACTTTGGAAATGGATGTATGGAATCAG CTAGCAGATCCAAACAACCACAGCACAGAAGcactaacaataatatcagaaaCCCTAAAGACAATACCAGACAAGATCCTTAGTATGCAGTCGAGGAACTTCCTTTCGCTAACACCAGATGAACAGCTGGAATATCTGGAGCAGAAATCAGAGACACCAACGTGGAAGCCGCCAGAGATAGTGTGTTTGACCACGCTAAAACTGAGCTCAGTGGAACGGTATTCTGCGAGCTGTTTGGTAGTGGGTACGGAGGATGGTGATGTTATTGTACTAGATCCACAGACCTTAACGCAATTGTCTCAG GCAAAGTTAAGTTCGGTGAAGAAAACACCGTACCAAATGGTGGCAACGGGACTCTACAACGTTGACTACAGAATAACTGTGGCTACTAG AGAGAAGTCCGTGTGCATTCTGAAAAGGGATTGGACCGAGGGTCGCCTTCTGTTCAGCACCCAGGACCACATCATAGCGATCGAGGTGGTCACGTCAGACAACAGCATCATGGTCATCTGCACTGATAACACCATGTCTTGTTACACCAGGAAG GGTAAGAAAATGTGGTGCGTGACGCTGGAGCACCGGCCGGTTGCCATGACGACGGTGCCGGTTATGCATCTCGGCGTCACGCTCATCGGAGTAGCGCTCGCCTCGGGACACGTGCATTTATACGAAGGGAAGGCGCGGGTCGATACTATATTTGTGAGAG ATGTAGTATCAGTAATGAAATTCGGGAGGCTTGGTCAAGAGGAACATGTCCTCATTATTGTGAGTGGAA GTGGAAACCTAATGCTGAAGATATTGAAACGCACTGCTGATTTCAACTCGCATTCTGCTGGAGTGGAGATGTCGCCCAGCGTGGCTGCTGGACAGAAACCCTGGCTCATACCCAAGAAGTCCAAACTGTTTCTCGAGCAGTCTATGAGGGAGAGAGAAAATGCTTTAT CAATGCACGAGACATTCCAGTTTGAGTTGAATAAGCTGCGTCTGTTGACTGCGAAGACTTTGCTGGATGCTCATGCCAAGTCCGAGAACTCTGTCGGCGCTGGTGCTATGGAGTTATTGAGGCTGACCGCTGAG GTGGAAGGCCTCGGTCCTGTGTTCCGCATCACGCTGATGGTAGAAAACACGTCCAGCGACAAGGCTGTGATCGGTCTTGCCATACTGTTCCACGTGCACACCGCCAATTACAAGGTCACCAAGCCTTATATTAAg ATCCCGCTCCTCTCTCCAGGCGGGAAACTAAAATTCCCAACGAAAATAGAAGAGGTTTTCGAAGACAACATCAACCCCGATGTATTCTTCAGACCAGTGACAGGGGAAGGCGGGGAAAGGTCGCTAGTTAAAATACTATTGTTAAAAGAGGAGAGGCGGACTCCGGTGTTGGCCGCGATTGTCCAAATGCCCCCCACTGACCCTCTGATGCTGCCGTTTGACAAGTTACAGGCAGCTGGTGGATTCCAAGAGGGAACGGAATGGGATGTCGGTGGCAAGTAA